Part of the Candidatus Baltobacteraceae bacterium genome is shown below.
GGCGCCAGGAGCGCGGCGATGGTCAGCCTCGCGCCGTTCACGTCGATCGCCGCGCGGCCGGTTCCGAAGTCACCCGCCGCCGTCACGACGGCTTGCGCAGCGCCGAGCTAACCGATGAGGAGATCGCGCGCGCGGACTGCGTCGTCATCATCACCGCGCATTCCGGCGTGGACTACGACCGCATCGCGAGAGTCGGCGACATCATCATCGATACGCGCAACGCGCTCGACGACGACCAGCGGCGCAACGCTCCCGGACTCGTGGTGCGGCTATGAAGAAGCGTTTTCTGATCACCGGCGGCACCGGCTTCATTGGGTCGCATCTTACCGATGCGCTGCTCGCGAAAGGGCACTCCGTTATCGCGCTGGATAATCTGGAGACCGGAAGCCGCGACAACGTCGAGAGCGCGCTGTCCAACCGTAACTTCGACCTCGTCGTCGGCGACATTTGCGATGCGCCGCTGGTCGACAAGCTGGCTCGCAAGAGCGATGTCGTCGTGCACATGGCCGCGCGCATCGGTCTCAAGCTCGTCATCGAAAGCCCCTTGCGCACGGTCGACGTCAACGTTCGAGGAACCGAGGCGGTGATGGGCGCGGCGACGCGCTACCGCTGCCGCACGATCGTCGCATCGACGTCCGAGGTGTACGGTTTGGCGACCAAGATTCCATCGGCCGAGGAGGATCCGATCACGTTCGGCTCCCCGACGAAAGGCCGCTGGGCGTACGCGTGCAGCAAGGCCGTCGACGAGTTTCTGGCGCTCGCGCTCGCCCGCGAGCGCGGGCTTCCCAGCACCGTCGTGCGGCTCTTCAACACGGTAGGCCCGCGCCAAAGCGCGCGCTACGGAATGGTGTTGCCGCGTTTCGTACGCCAGGCGCTAGCGAACGAACCGCTGACGGTCTACGGCGACGGCACGCAGACTCGCAGCTTCTGCTACGTGGGCGACGTCGTCGGCGCGCTGCTGGACATTCTCGACTGCGAAGCGACCGTCGGCGAGATCTACAACCTCGGTAACCCGCAAGAAGTGCGCATCCTGGATTTAGCGCAGGAGGTCATCCGCCAAACCGGATCGACGTCGACGGTGCGGTTCGTTCCGTTCGACGAAGCTTACGCTGCGGGCTTCGAAGAGATCCACCGCCGCGTTCCGGACATTACGAAGCTGCACGAAACGGTTGGCTTCGTGCCGCGCGTGTCTTTGAGCGAGATCATCGCTGCGGTTATTGAAAGCGCCCGTAAGCGCGAGCACGTCGCGTGAGGGCGGAGGCAGCGACCGTAGCGCTGGGGGTACTCTTAGCCCTTGGAACGGCGGCAGCCGCGCGCGCCGACCAGGCGCTGGCGGCGCCGCCGGCGCCCGTCGCGCAGGCCACTCCGACGGCCGGACAGGTGTGGCCGACGCAGCCGCAGCCGTTTGATACCGTCGATCTGGAAGCCGGGGGGTCGAACGATTGGCTCAACGCGGGCCGCGGCATGTGGCACGGCAGCTACGCCAACGCCGCGTTTGCTTCGACGTCGGGTTTCAAGGCGTACGGCGGCTATCTCGACGGCGTTCGCTTCGGACTCGATGACAAGTATTATTACGCCGGAGTGTACGTTCCGACAAAAGTTCCACACGGAACGCTCAACGTCGAGTACGGCTTCAGTCCGCAGCACAATAACCTTCCGTCGTC
Proteins encoded:
- a CDS encoding GDP-mannose 4,6-dehydratase, with product MKKRFLITGGTGFIGSHLTDALLAKGHSVIALDNLETGSRDNVESALSNRNFDLVVGDICDAPLVDKLARKSDVVVHMAARIGLKLVIESPLRTVDVNVRGTEAVMGAATRYRCRTIVASTSEVYGLATKIPSAEEDPITFGSPTKGRWAYACSKAVDEFLALALARERGLPSTVVRLFNTVGPRQSARYGMVLPRFVRQALANEPLTVYGDGTQTRSFCYVGDVVGALLDILDCEATVGEIYNLGNPQEVRILDLAQEVIRQTGSTSTVRFVPFDEAYAAGFEEIHRRVPDITKLHETVGFVPRVSLSEIIAAVIESARKREHVA